A genome region from Flavobacterium sp. includes the following:
- the murQ gene encoding N-acetylmuramic acid 6-phosphate etherase: protein MTFTKTTEQSSKYEHLEKMSVQELLTNINNEDKTVPHAVEKALPQVEALVTQVVANLKLGGRIFYIGAGTSGRLGVVDASECPPTFGVPFDLVNGIIAGGDTAIRRAVENAEDNATQAWIDLQAHNINQNDIVIGIAASGTTPYVIGGLETCNENNIATGCITCNAGSPLALTAKFPIEVVVGPEFVTGSSRMKAGTAQKLVLNMISTTAMIQLGKVKGNKMVDMQLSNIKLVDRGVKMIMGEIPVSYEEASELLKKYGSVRNAVDNYSK, encoded by the coding sequence ATGACATTTACAAAAACAACCGAACAATCTTCAAAATACGAACATTTAGAAAAAATGTCAGTTCAGGAACTGCTGACCAATATTAACAACGAAGACAAAACTGTACCACATGCTGTCGAGAAAGCTTTACCGCAAGTCGAAGCTTTGGTAACACAAGTTGTTGCCAATTTAAAATTGGGAGGCCGTATTTTTTACATTGGCGCCGGTACGTCTGGGCGTTTGGGTGTTGTAGATGCATCAGAATGTCCGCCTACTTTTGGTGTTCCTTTTGATTTAGTAAACGGAATTATTGCGGGCGGCGACACGGCAATTCGTCGTGCAGTAGAAAATGCCGAAGACAATGCCACACAAGCCTGGATTGATTTACAAGCTCATAATATTAATCAAAATGATATTGTTATCGGGATTGCTGCATCAGGAACAACTCCTTATGTTATTGGCGGTTTAGAAACTTGTAATGAGAACAATATTGCAACGGGCTGTATTACCTGTAATGCAGGAAGTCCGCTGGCATTGACTGCAAAATTTCCAATTGAAGTAGTTGTAGGTCCTGAATTTGTAACCGGAAGTTCGAGAATGAAAGCCGGAACTGCACAAAAACTAGTTTTAAATATGATTTCGACCACTGCAATGATTCAGCTTGGAAAAGTAAAAGGCAACAAAATGGTTGATATGCAGTTGAGTAATATTAAACTGGTTGACAGAGGCGTAAAAATGATTATGGGAGAAATTCCGGTTTCGTATGAAGAAGCTTCGGAGTTATTGAAAAAATATGGCAGCGTTAGAAATGCTGTTGATAATTATAGTAAGTAA
- a CDS encoding AraC family transcriptional regulator, protein MDKLSFLNGIAWIAVFISLLLAFFLFTVKTENKLANRLFAFFFILSAIDLSGFFFYEFIEEQLDIEVFRWTTCLLGMPLFYLFVLAVCYSDFQLKWKHLLHGFPFILVNLIFLPRFYLAGEIEKIQFFKVHNQMPEMLFFHAIVEFQYVFYIVGVFLILRKYKELYLENYANTSFSTYVWLFQMTSVFLIAHIVVILKTLLRYTDYNNTFIWANVLVGSIALLITCWFIMKALNHPELFRGINSKLKLTKDILPESTTKNDSENIQNDLIQTQIHALRDYMTEKEPYLDQSLTIQELANQINIPVRDLSVLINHHIDQHFFDFVNEYRIQKAMHILKDASKKELTVLEILYEVGFNSKSSFNTSFKKYTNLTPTAYRNS, encoded by the coding sequence ATGGATAAACTAAGTTTTTTGAACGGTATTGCCTGGATTGCAGTTTTTATTTCCTTGCTTCTGGCTTTCTTTTTATTTACCGTAAAAACCGAAAATAAACTGGCAAACAGATTGTTTGCTTTCTTCTTTATTTTATCTGCAATTGATCTAAGCGGATTTTTTTTCTATGAATTTATTGAGGAACAATTAGATATTGAAGTTTTTAGATGGACAACCTGTCTACTCGGAATGCCTTTATTTTACTTATTTGTTCTTGCGGTTTGTTATTCTGATTTTCAATTAAAGTGGAAACATTTACTGCATGGATTTCCCTTTATATTGGTCAATTTAATTTTTCTGCCAAGATTTTATCTGGCGGGTGAAATAGAGAAAATCCAGTTTTTTAAAGTTCACAATCAAATGCCTGAAATGCTTTTTTTTCATGCCATTGTTGAGTTTCAATATGTATTTTATATTGTGGGTGTGTTTTTAATTTTAAGAAAATATAAAGAGCTTTATTTAGAAAATTATGCCAATACAAGTTTCTCAACTTATGTTTGGCTTTTTCAAATGACTAGTGTTTTTCTTATCGCACATATTGTTGTGATATTAAAAACTTTATTGCGATACACAGATTATAATAACACTTTTATTTGGGCTAATGTTTTGGTAGGCAGCATTGCACTGCTTATTACATGCTGGTTTATCATGAAAGCGCTCAATCATCCGGAGCTTTTTAGAGGAATAAATTCTAAATTAAAACTCACTAAAGACATTCTTCCGGAAAGTACAACAAAAAACGACTCGGAAAATATTCAAAACGATTTAATTCAAACTCAGATTCATGCTTTAAGAGATTATATGACGGAAAAAGAACCTTATCTCGATCAGTCGCTTACGATACAGGAACTGGCAAATCAGATCAATATTCCGGTTCGTGATTTGTCGGTTTTGATAAATCATCATATCGATCAGCATTTTTTTGATTTTGTAAATGAATATCGTATTCAAAAAGCCATGCATATTTTAAAAGATGCTTCTAAAAAAGAACTTACGGTTTTAGAAATACTATATGAAGTTGGTTTTAATTCAAAATCTTCCTTTAATACTTCTTTTAAAAAATACACCAATTTAACGCCAACGGCTTACCGAAATAGTTGA